In Halomarina salina, one DNA window encodes the following:
- a CDS encoding CobW family GTP-binding protein: MNASGGTPVTVLSGALGAGKTTTLDHLLTNADRRLAVLVNDMGEVNIDAELVANRTGNVTELSNGCICCDLRDDLEVEVSRLAREREFDHLVVESSGISEPAPVASLFTTGAASAPYDLDTLVTVVDVSTFRGTVEGGETVETDAVARDRPGRVEREGETRPLGELLVAQVETADVVLLNKCDLVGDDEVDAVEDLIRSLNPRANLVRSEHGRVEPAELLDSGRFDLDTVSETDAWKHAVAHAEGEFDGEGGHDHHDPATEYGVESFVVRARRPLDPGAFADFLRDFPEGVIRSKGIVWLAGEDEHSYHVEQAGPSRRVEVHGRWIAGLEESRQEMQRRMHPDLDWDEEHGDRRVELVFIGKGMDEAEIRERVESMLVDPDAVVTAHPFPTEADETFVA, from the coding sequence ATGAACGCGAGCGGGGGAACGCCCGTCACGGTACTGAGCGGGGCGCTCGGCGCGGGGAAGACGACGACGCTCGACCACCTGCTGACGAACGCCGACCGGAGACTGGCGGTGCTCGTCAACGACATGGGCGAGGTGAACATCGACGCCGAACTCGTGGCGAACCGGACGGGCAACGTCACGGAACTGTCGAACGGCTGCATCTGCTGTGACCTGCGCGACGACCTGGAGGTGGAGGTGAGCCGACTCGCCCGCGAGCGCGAGTTCGACCACCTCGTCGTCGAGTCCTCGGGCATCTCCGAACCCGCGCCCGTCGCCTCGCTGTTCACCACGGGCGCGGCGAGCGCCCCGTACGACCTCGACACGCTGGTCACCGTCGTCGACGTGTCGACGTTCCGCGGGACGGTCGAAGGGGGCGAGACGGTCGAGACGGACGCCGTCGCCCGCGACCGACCGGGCCGCGTCGAGCGCGAGGGCGAGACGCGACCGCTCGGCGAGTTGCTCGTCGCGCAGGTCGAGACGGCAGACGTCGTCCTCCTGAACAAGTGCGACCTCGTCGGGGACGACGAGGTGGACGCGGTCGAGGACCTGATTCGGTCGCTCAACCCGCGTGCGAACCTCGTCCGGAGCGAGCACGGGCGGGTCGAACCCGCGGAACTGCTCGACTCGGGACGGTTCGACCTCGACACCGTCAGCGAGACGGACGCCTGGAAGCACGCCGTCGCCCACGCCGAGGGCGAGTTCGACGGCGAGGGAGGCCACGACCACCACGACCCGGCCACGGAGTACGGCGTCGAGTCGTTCGTCGTGCGTGCGCGACGACCGCTCGACCCCGGCGCGTTCGCCGACTTCCTCCGCGACTTCCCGGAGGGCGTGATTCGCTCGAAGGGTATCGTCTGGCTAGCGGGCGAGGACGAGCACTCCTACCACGTCGAGCAGGCCGGGCCGTCCCGCCGCGTCGAGGTCCACGGCCGCTGGATAGCGGGACTGGAGGAGTCTCGACAGGAGATGCAGCGCCGGATGCACCCGGACCTCGACTGGGACGAGGAGCACGGCGACCGGCGGGTCGAACTCGTCTTCATCGGGAAGGGGATGGACGAGGCGGAGATTCGCGAGCGGGTCGAGTCGATGCTGGTCGACCCGGACGCCGTCGTCACCGCGCACCCGTTCCCCACCGAAGCCGACGAGACGTTCGTGGCGTAA
- a CDS encoding amino acid-binding protein: protein MFDEIMEKFENSPSQQAVIRLLLERGFSVNDEGRVVSGGIEIPNTGIAREIGVDRRVVDATTDAILADPELRRIFQNISAIPSLRDLAPVLDLTVLTVYVDDAEASGIVATVTGTLADAGISIRQTVSEDPEFTDEPRLSIITDADLPGDLINEIRSLPFVRKIELE from the coding sequence ATGTTCGACGAAATCATGGAGAAGTTCGAGAACAGCCCCAGCCAGCAGGCGGTCATCCGCCTGCTGCTCGAACGGGGGTTCTCGGTCAACGACGAGGGGCGGGTGGTCTCCGGCGGCATCGAGATTCCCAACACCGGCATCGCCCGCGAGATCGGCGTCGACCGGCGGGTCGTCGACGCGACGACCGACGCCATCCTCGCCGACCCCGAACTGCGCCGCATCTTCCAGAACATCTCCGCGATTCCGAGCCTCCGGGACCTCGCGCCGGTGCTCGACCTCACGGTCCTCACCGTCTACGTCGACGACGCCGAGGCGTCGGGCATCGTCGCGACGGTGACCGGCACGCTCGCCGACGCGGGCATCTCCATCCGCCAGACCGTCAGCGAGGACCCCGAGTTCACCGACGAACCGCGGCTCTCCATCATCACCGACGCCGACCTCCCCGGCGACCTCATCAACGAGATTCGCTCGCTGCCGTTCGTCCGGAAGATAGAACTGGAGTAG
- the hisB gene encoding imidazoleglycerol-phosphate dehydratase HisB, producing MTTRSASVTRTTSETDIDLDLTVDGSGEADVETGIGFFDHMLTSFAKHGLFDLRVECDGDLHVDDHHTVEDVALALGEAFDEALGDRSGIVRFADRRVPLDEAVASVVVDVSGRPLFRFEGEFSQDSVGEFTSHMAGHFARSLTTTAGLTLHASVEGENAHHEVEALFKCLARTLDDATRIDERRQGTPSTKGEL from the coding sequence ATGACTACGCGGAGCGCGAGCGTGACGCGCACCACGAGCGAGACGGACATCGACCTCGACCTCACCGTCGACGGGTCGGGCGAGGCCGACGTCGAGACGGGTATCGGCTTCTTCGACCACATGCTGACGTCGTTCGCCAAGCACGGCCTGTTCGACCTGCGCGTCGAGTGCGACGGCGACCTGCACGTCGACGACCACCACACCGTCGAGGACGTGGCGCTCGCGCTCGGCGAGGCGTTCGACGAGGCGCTGGGCGACCGCTCGGGTATCGTCCGGTTCGCCGACCGACGGGTCCCCCTCGACGAGGCCGTCGCCAGCGTCGTCGTCGACGTCTCGGGCCGCCCCCTGTTTCGCTTCGAGGGCGAGTTCTCGCAGGATTCGGTCGGGGAGTTCACGAGCCACATGGCGGGCCACTTCGCCCGCTCGCTGACGACGACGGCCGGACTGACGCTCCACGCGAGCGTCGAGGGCGAGAACGCCCACCACGAGGTGGAGGCGCTGTTCAAGTGCCTCGCGCGGACGCTCGACGACGCGACCCGCATCGACGAGCGCCGACAGGGGACGCCGAGTACGAAGGGCGAACTGTAG
- the upp gene encoding uracil phosphoribosyltransferase — protein sequence MTIEERGNASLLTHALARDTLSRIRDVSTSQVSFRKGLVKLGRIAGYEIIDGAMDIEYVPVETPLTEMTGERVTGMEDVVIINVLRAATPFVEGLLKAFPRARQGVISAGRDEDAGMNEGGEFPITIDYVKLPTIREEDTVIVADPMLATGSTMCVVLDHVLEDQPEPADLFVVSAVSAPDGLIRVGEQFPEADLLTVAIDDHLDENGYIVPGLGDAGDRAFGTGGRGED from the coding sequence ATGACCATCGAGGAACGCGGTAACGCCTCGCTACTCACCCACGCGCTGGCACGAGACACGCTCTCGCGCATCCGCGACGTCTCCACGTCGCAGGTGTCGTTCCGGAAGGGGCTCGTCAAACTCGGTCGCATCGCCGGCTACGAGATCATCGACGGCGCGATGGACATCGAGTACGTCCCCGTCGAGACGCCACTGACCGAGATGACCGGCGAGCGCGTCACCGGGATGGAGGACGTGGTCATCATCAACGTCCTTCGCGCCGCGACGCCGTTCGTCGAGGGACTCCTCAAGGCGTTCCCCCGCGCTCGGCAGGGCGTCATCTCGGCGGGGCGCGACGAGGACGCGGGGATGAACGAGGGCGGCGAGTTCCCCATCACCATCGACTACGTGAAACTGCCCACGATTCGGGAGGAGGACACGGTCATCGTCGCCGACCCGATGCTCGCCACCGGGTCGACGATGTGCGTCGTCCTCGACCACGTGCTGGAGGACCAGCCCGAACCGGCCGACCTGTTCGTCGTCTCCGCCGTCTCCGCCCCCGACGGCCTCATCCGCGTCGGCGAGCAGTTCCCCGAGGCCGACCTGCTGACCGTCGCCATCGACGACCACCTCGACGAGAACGGCTACATCGTCCCCGGCCTGGGCGACGCGGGCGACCGGGCGTTCGGCACCGGCGGCCGCGGCGAGGACTGA
- a CDS encoding SRPBCC family protein: MREVEVSQFVAAPPTVVARVLTPRAVVAAEGSFDVREIATDGPDDETLVRAGRRGLSIVFAFEEQVDGVRYVQREGPLDELTTTITYRSENEGTRLTARSELSVGPSLVERAAAWKRRGELKRALRTLAEEC, encoded by the coding sequence ATGCGCGAGGTCGAAGTGTCACAGTTCGTCGCCGCTCCGCCCACCGTCGTCGCCCGCGTCCTGACGCCGCGAGCGGTCGTCGCCGCGGAGGGGAGCTTCGACGTCCGCGAGATAGCCACGGACGGCCCCGACGACGAGACGCTGGTCCGTGCGGGCCGTCGCGGCCTCTCCATCGTCTTCGCCTTCGAGGAGCAGGTCGACGGCGTCCGGTACGTCCAGCGCGAGGGACCGCTGGACGAACTGACGACGACCATCACCTACCGGTCGGAGAACGAGGGTACCCGGCTCACTGCGCGCTCCGAACTCTCGGTCGGTCCGAGCCTCGTCGAACGCGCCGCGGCGTGGAAGCGACGCGGCGAACTGAAGCGGGCGCTGCGGACGCTCGCCGAGGAGTGTTGA
- a CDS encoding IMPACT family protein, translated as MTESYRTLAGPGEAAFEIRGSEFVGRARPVPDIDTAEAFVDDVRAEYDDATHNVPAYRVREGDSTLGDGMLREYSSDDGEPSGSAGKPMLNVLQGQDLENVVVVVTRYYGGTNLGVGGLVRAYSRAVKESVAAAGVVEEVPHEPLRIVVDYDDSGTARGILESTGVEFEAAYEEQVAFDVRVPTADADALRERLRSATSGRVDLG; from the coding sequence GTGACCGAGTCGTACCGCACGCTCGCCGGACCTGGCGAGGCCGCCTTCGAGATTCGCGGGTCGGAGTTCGTCGGCCGCGCCCGACCCGTCCCCGACATCGACACCGCGGAGGCGTTCGTCGACGACGTCCGGGCGGAGTACGACGACGCGACGCACAACGTCCCCGCGTACCGCGTCAGGGAAGGCGACTCGACGCTCGGCGACGGGATGCTCCGCGAGTACTCCAGCGACGACGGCGAACCGTCCGGAAGCGCCGGGAAGCCGATGCTGAACGTCCTCCAGGGCCAGGATCTGGAGAACGTCGTCGTGGTCGTCACGCGCTACTACGGCGGGACGAACCTCGGCGTCGGCGGCCTCGTCCGGGCGTACTCGCGGGCGGTCAAGGAGAGCGTCGCGGCCGCGGGCGTCGTCGAGGAGGTGCCCCACGAGCCGCTCCGTATCGTCGTCGACTACGACGACTCGGGGACGGCCCGCGGGATTCTCGAGAGTACGGGCGTCGAGTTCGAGGCGGCGTACGAGGAGCAGGTGGCGTTCGACGTGCGCGTCCCGACCGCCGACGCCGACGCTCTCCGGGAGCGACTACGGAGCGCGACCAGCGGTCGCGTCGACCTCGGGTGA
- a CDS encoding tryptophanase translates to MRSYKAKAVEPIRLPDRDARTEALDAAGHNVFNLDSEDVYVDLLTDSGTGTMSDEQWAALMRGDEAYAGSSSFSRLRSAVEDVMGFEHVVPTHQGRGAENVLYGTLVEEGDVVLNNTHFDTTRAHVANQGAEAVDCPVDGAWDRSVEGDFLGNFDVEKGRAVAEEVGAENVPVVVTTITNNSAAGQPVSLENIRATANLADELDAWFVIDACRFAENAHFVQARESGQRDRSLAAIAREQLSYADAVTMSGKKDGLVNIGGFAAMRDDDLFEHAKQRAILYEGFPTYGGLAGRDIEAMAVGLREAVEPPYVDERVEQVATLGELLSEAEIPIVTPTGGHAVYVDAGELLPHIPTEEFPGQRLVCELYREGAVRSVELGSFAFPGADRPDYVRLAVPRRTYWREHLEHVAETAAAVREKREEYVGLEIVEEPPMKELRHFSARLESVEE, encoded by the coding sequence ATGCGCTCCTACAAGGCGAAGGCCGTCGAGCCGATCCGCCTCCCGGACCGCGACGCGCGCACGGAAGCGCTCGACGCGGCCGGACACAACGTCTTCAACCTCGATTCGGAGGACGTCTACGTCGACCTGCTCACCGACTCCGGGACCGGGACGATGAGCGACGAGCAGTGGGCCGCGCTGATGCGCGGCGACGAGGCGTACGCCGGGTCGAGCAGTTTCTCGCGCCTCCGGTCGGCCGTCGAGGACGTGATGGGCTTCGAGCACGTCGTCCCGACCCACCAGGGCCGCGGCGCGGAGAACGTCCTCTACGGGACGCTCGTCGAGGAGGGCGACGTCGTTCTGAACAACACTCACTTCGACACGACCCGCGCGCACGTCGCCAACCAGGGCGCGGAGGCCGTCGACTGCCCCGTCGACGGCGCGTGGGACCGCTCCGTCGAGGGCGACTTCCTCGGGAACTTCGACGTCGAGAAGGGCCGCGCCGTGGCCGAGGAGGTCGGTGCCGAGAACGTCCCCGTCGTCGTCACGACCATCACGAACAACTCCGCGGCGGGTCAGCCGGTGAGTCTGGAGAACATCCGCGCCACCGCGAACCTCGCCGACGAACTCGACGCCTGGTTCGTGATCGACGCCTGTCGGTTCGCCGAGAACGCTCACTTCGTGCAGGCACGCGAGTCGGGACAGCGCGACCGTTCGCTGGCCGCGATCGCCCGCGAGCAACTCTCCTACGCCGACGCGGTGACGATGAGCGGGAAGAAGGACGGGCTGGTCAACATCGGCGGGTTCGCCGCGATGCGCGACGACGACCTGTTCGAGCACGCGAAACAGCGCGCCATCCTCTACGAGGGGTTCCCGACCTACGGCGGCCTCGCTGGCCGCGATATCGAGGCGATGGCCGTCGGCCTGCGCGAGGCCGTCGAACCGCCGTACGTCGACGAACGCGTCGAGCAGGTCGCCACGCTCGGCGAACTGCTCTCGGAGGCGGAGATACCCATCGTGACGCCGACGGGCGGCCACGCCGTCTACGTCGACGCGGGCGAACTCCTCCCCCACATCCCGACCGAGGAGTTCCCCGGCCAGCGCCTCGTCTGCGAACTGTACCGCGAGGGCGCGGTCAGGAGCGTCGAACTCGGGTCGTTCGCGTTCCCCGGCGCCGACCGGCCGGACTACGTCCGCCTGGCCGTCCCGCGCCGGACGTACTGGCGCGAGCACCTCGAACACGTCGCGGAGACGGCGGCCGCGGTCCGCGAGAAGCGCGAGGAGTACGTCGGCCTCGAAATCGTCGAGGAACCACCGATGAAGGAGCTTCGGCACTTCTCGGCGCGTCTAGAATCGGTCGAGGAGTGA